A region of the Wenzhouxiangella sp. XN24 genome:
GTGACCCCGAAGAACCCCGATCCAAACCACCTCGATGTGCGCAGCCTGTTCGGCAATACGGATGATCTCGCGATCTCGCCAAGTCAACCGATTACCACCGACGATAAAGGCCAGCTTGACCTGCGGGGGGTCACTTCGGCGAGTCATAGGAAATTCGTGCTCATCCGCTCCCCGCACGCGATTCTCCGATTGGATCACTCAACAGCACTGAGCGACCCATGCTTTTCTTCACGGAATACCTCCGCCAACACACGTCCGATCTCCAGCACATCGCCTTCCCGAACATCCGAGTGTACCGGCAGCGTCAGTAGCCGACCCGCGAATTCCCTAGCGTGCGAGACGCTCGACCAGCGGCATGCAGGCACACTCGGTAGATCCGGGAGTGCCTTCCCATACATTACGGAAGAACCAAGTCCACGCCGAGTGAGCGATCGGTGCAGGGTATCGCGGACCTCCCCACTAGGACAAAGAACAGGATACCTTGGCATCGTGGCACGGTTCGTCTCCCCCCGGCAGAGCGCGAGATCAACCACCCCCCCCTGTCGGGCTAGCAGCGCGCCCAACAACTCTGTAACCGTGTTCTGCTGCCTGGACCTCACTTCTCCCAGCTGCGCCAAGGCGTAGGTGGCGCGATGTTGATCCAAGCAGCGGATTTCGTCCAGCGGCCTGTACCTCGTGATTCCGACCCCGAGTCCGGGAAGCCGTGTTGCCATCCCATAGACGGACGGATGGATTGCCATGTTGTACGCCCATCGCCTCAACCGCGTTTCTACTGGCCGTGGCCGTGAAGGCTGAATGTAGGTTCGCGGGTCAACGTTCGAGAATGCGCCGCGGCGAACCAATAGCACCCCGCCCCCGAGCGCTCCTGCCGGCTTCCCCCTCCCAAAGCTCAGGACTACGAGCGACGCCAGGGGATCCCATTCCCCATTTCCCGGAAGTCGCTGGGCGCTGTCCTCGATGGCAACCGTTCCATGCTTCGCCGCCAACGCAACAAGCTTGTCGATCCGCTCAGCAACACCGAGGAAGTGAACACCGATCACCGCGAGAACGTCATCGTCCAACTGCTGATCAAGACACTCCATGTCCATAAAGGGCAGGTCAGGCGCCGTATCCACCAACTCCGGGACCAGGCCGGCAAAGACAACCGCAGATACCAGGTCCGGACAACCGTATGCGGGCAACAGGACCCGGCACCGGTCCCGGTCCCGTTGTTGCTGTTTGAGCAACATAAGCGCCAGCGCCAGCGCCGCCGTCCCGGATTGAACCAGCCAGGGCTGATAATCTGCCGGCCACAATTCTTCTCTGGCAACATCCACTGGAGTAAAAGGTAGACTGTCGCCAGCAGGCCGCAAGGTACGAATTATCATCGGCGAGACGGATTCCAGGTCACGATCCGCTCCCCGCGCAGATAGCGCACCAAGCCATCTGCAAGCGCGACGTTAACAAGCACGAAGTAATGGGCGATCCTGATCAATCCGATGCTACGCAGCGCGGGCCAGAACCATGCAGCCGCAACCAGCATGTACCCCACCACCTGGACGGCAAAAAACGCGCCGTACCAGGGGTTGGCTGTGGCCAGCACGCCGCTCGAAACGAAAACAAGCACGAGAAACCAGGGTACCGCCCACCGGAGCAGCTTGTGACTCCATGCCTCGAATGCAAACCAACCGTACCGGACAGGATTCAGCACCTCGCGAAAGGTAACTAGTCCAGCAATACCGCGAACGACGGTCCTGCGTTTACGGCGATACTCATCGGCCGGCTGTTTTAAGTCTGTATAGATGCCGACGACGTCCGGGTTGCTGACCGCCCGAAGCCCCAGCCGCACACAAGTCAACGCAACGGTGAAATCACTCGGGGTATCGGTTCGCCAGTGCTCACAGACTTTCCGACGGGCGGCAAAAAACGAGCCCGAAAGTCCCACCAGTCCGGCAAGACGCGACTCCAGCCGCCGCAACCACATCTCGTAGCGAACGTAAAGGCCTTCGCCAACCAATCTGCCGTCGCTCGTGACAAACCGGTCCTCGCTGGAGACTGCGCCAACCGTCGGGTCGTCGAAAGCCGCCAACAACGCCTCGAGGCTTCCTGGAGCGATACGAGTCGCAACATCCGAAAAGACCAGGATATCGCCCTTCGCGCTGGATATGCCGAGTCGTTGGCCAGATTCCTTGCCATCACGTGATTCCTGGCGAACGAGCCGGACACGCGAATCTCGAATCCCGGCGACAATCTCGTCGGTCCCGTCATTCGAAGCGTCAGATACTACGATTACTTCCCCCTGTCGCGACCCAAGCAGAGCAAGGGTGTCAGTGATTTTTTCGCGGATTCGCGCAGCTTCGTTATGCGCGGTGATGATGACACTGATCTCTCGGGTCGCACCGGCGTCCCATGCGACATTACGCTCGGGGCGCACTGCCACTATGATGATCAAAATCAAGGGGTACAACAGATAACTGTAACCGGCGCCCAGGACCGCCAGCCAGAAGATTATCTCCACCACCTATTCCTCGGTCGCTCGCGATTCCGCTTAACGTTATTCTTCAGGGCATCAGGCCTCGAATCTACCACGCCGTTCACAGATACGATGACTCCTGGACCAGTAACCCGGGGATGGACCCTGAGTCGGCTTGATCGACTATCCCATTCAGTGATTGCGAAAGGATCCCCGAAGGTTGCTATTATTAGGCTTTACTAATTGACTCGATCTGTCCATAGCAGTTCTGTGATGCGTGCACTCAGGCGTAACCAGCAAATATGGCCTACTTACTCAAGTGCTGCCTGGCTTCCAGCCTCGCGGGTTCTTAAATAGGTAGAACGCTTCCCCATCCAGTTATGCAAACTCAGGCTGGTCGTCGACATCTGGTACCGGATCTGATCCTGCGAAATGCAATTTTGGAGTTTGCTGAGACATGAAAATCCTGATCTGCTCAACCTTGGCGGGCCTCGCCATGCTTGCTCCGATGGTGGGGTCGGCATCCGAATGTGCCCAATGGCAGCCCGCGCAGCCGGCATGGCTCTGGTGCGACGACTTTTCGTCTAACGATGCGCTCGAATCCCGTTACGAGGATGTCGGAGGTACTGGAATGAGTATCTCCGGGGACGTGGCCTTGAGCCCGCCGAACTCACTGCGGCAAAGTTACGAGAGTGGCCAGGTCAGCGCGGGATGGATCGCCAAGGTAGAGGACACCGGGTTCCCAGACCACATTTTTGTTCGTTGGTACCACCTTTTCGCCGACGGATTCTCGACGTTCCCGCCGAAAATGGCTCGCGTTCGATACCGGGAACGGAGCGACTCGTGGGAGACAGAGTACGCAGTCCATGCGTGGGTCGAGCCGGACGGCGAACTGGTAGCCGACGTGTTCGCCCGCAACAGCACGCAAGCGAACGCCTCCGGCTGGCTCCCGAAGGCCAGTTCGGGATTTCGCTTTGCCGGCCGAAACGGGCAGTGGGTGGCGATCGAGATGGAAGTCAAATTAAACACACCAGGCAGCCGGGACGGCCACTATCGGTTCTGGGTAGATGGCGAGCTGGTCATTGAACGCCTCGACATAGACCTCCGCGGCGGCCGCTCGGAAGGCATCAACGAGGTCATGCTGGATGCCTACTGGAACGGAGGTGCCACCGGACAACTCGACCGTTATTACGACAATCTCGTGATCTCAACCGAGAGAATCGGCTTGATCACGACTGCCAGTCCGCCCCGGGCGCCGGGTGACGTGCGCGTGGACTGACGCACGCAATTCTCTCGACGATACCCGTGAAGAAGGTCTTGCACTTGAGGGCGTCCGGCGCACTTCTCGGCGCGGAGCAGGTGGTGCTCGAGTTGTGCCGCAACTCGCCGAAGTACGGCTACGAATCAGCCTTGTGCGTGCCCGTAGATAATGGATCCGGCGAGCCAGAGTTGATCCGCGCAGCCCGGGCACAAGGGACCGAAGTGCTTCCAGTCTCGTTCTCTTCACCGTTCTCTGTGAGGTCGATCGCCACCGTTCGGGAGTGCTTGCGTACCCAAGGCGCCGACGTGATCCACACGCACGGATATCGTGAGGACTTTTATGCGCTCGGTCTCGGAGGCAACGCGCGGCTCGTGGCCACCAATCACTTATGGAAAACGACCACAAGACGGCTCCGTTTCTATGCCGGCATGGACGCCTACCTGCTTCGCACCTTCGACCATGTAGTGGCGGTTTCCGGAAACGTACGCGACCAGATGCTGGCGAAGGGAATCAGTGGGCAGCTCGTTTCGGTAATCCCGAATGGGATTAGCCCAATTGAACCGGATACCAACGACTCGGGTGACTTGATCGCCGAGTTCCCAAGCCTGCGTAACAAGACCGTCCTGGTTTCGGTGAGTACGCTTACTCCCGAGAAGGGCCATATGTATGCGCTCGAGGCGTTGAAGTCGCTGTCTGACGAGGGCTTGGATTTCCATTGGCTCGTGGCGGGTGAAGGGCGTTGTGAAAGCCAACTACGCTCGCAAGCTGATGCGCTCGGCCTCTCGCAGCGCGTTACGTTTGCCG
Encoded here:
- a CDS encoding glycosyltransferase — translated: MEIIFWLAVLGAGYSYLLYPLILIIIVAVRPERNVAWDAGATREISVIITAHNEAARIREKITDTLALLGSRQGEVIVVSDASNDGTDEIVAGIRDSRVRLVRQESRDGKESGQRLGISSAKGDILVFSDVATRIAPGSLEALLAAFDDPTVGAVSSEDRFVTSDGRLVGEGLYVRYEMWLRRLESRLAGLVGLSGSFFAARRKVCEHWRTDTPSDFTVALTCVRLGLRAVSNPDVVGIYTDLKQPADEYRRKRRTVVRGIAGLVTFREVLNPVRYGWFAFEAWSHKLLRWAVPWFLVLVFVSSGVLATANPWYGAFFAVQVVGYMLVAAAWFWPALRSIGLIRIAHYFVLVNVALADGLVRYLRGERIVTWNPSRR
- a CDS encoding polysaccharide lyase, with product MKILICSTLAGLAMLAPMVGSASECAQWQPAQPAWLWCDDFSSNDALESRYEDVGGTGMSISGDVALSPPNSLRQSYESGQVSAGWIAKVEDTGFPDHIFVRWYHLFADGFSTFPPKMARVRYRERSDSWETEYAVHAWVEPDGELVADVFARNSTQANASGWLPKASSGFRFAGRNGQWVAIEMEVKLNTPGSRDGHYRFWVDGELVIERLDIDLRGGRSEGINEVMLDAYWNGGATGQLDRYYDNLVISTERIGLITTASPPRAPGDVRVD
- a CDS encoding glycosyltransferase yields the protein MKKVLHLRASGALLGAEQVVLELCRNSPKYGYESALCVPVDNGSGEPELIRAARAQGTEVLPVSFSSPFSVRSIATVRECLRTQGADVIHTHGYREDFYALGLGGNARLVATNHLWKTTTRRLRFYAGMDAYLLRTFDHVVAVSGNVRDQMLAKGISGQLVSVIPNGISPIEPDTNDSGDLIAEFPSLRNKTVLVSVSTLTPEKGHMYALEALKSLSDEGLDFHWLVAGEGRCESQLRSQADALGLSQRVTFAGHRSDVKRILRAADIFLMPSLAEGLPIAMLEAMWCGPAIVATRVGDIEFALADGQCGFLADPGDAGSLESALRQALSSAGSRKSVTDSALQRVSEKLSADAMTRSYCSLYDKLLSVKP